One window of Zalophus californianus isolate mZalCal1 chromosome 3, mZalCal1.pri.v2, whole genome shotgun sequence genomic DNA carries:
- the FIGN gene encoding fidgetin isoform X3: MISSTSVYGLKMQWTPEHAQWPEQHFDITSTTRSPAHKVEAYRGHLQRTYQYAWANDDISALTASNLLKKYAEKYSGILEGPVDRPVLSNYSDAPSGLVNGRKNESEPWQPSLNSEAVYPMNCVPDVIAASKAGVSSALPPADVSASIGSSPGVASNLTEPSYSSSTCGSHTVPSLHAGLPSQEYAPGYNGSYLHSTYSSQPAPALPSPHPSPLHSSGLLQPPPPPPPPPALVPGYNGTSNLSSYSYPSASYPPQTAVGSGYSPGGAPPPPSAYLPSGIPAPTPLPPTTVPGYTYQGHGLTPIAPSALTNSSASSLKRKAFYMAGQGDMDSSYGNYSYGQQRSTQSPMYRMPDNSISNSNRGNGFDRNAETSSLAFKPTKQLMSSEQQRKFSSQSSRALTPPSYSTAKNSLGSRSSESFGKYTSPVMSEHGDEHRQLLSHPMQGPGLRAATSSNHSVDEQLKNTDTHLIDLVTNEIITQGPPVDWSDIAGLDLVKAVIKEEVLWPVLRSDAFSGLTASPRSILLFGPRGTGKTLLGRCIASQLGATFFKIAGSGLVAKWLGEAEKIIHASFLVARCRQPSVIFVSDIDMLLSSQVSEEHSPVNRMRTEFLMQLDTVLTSAEDQIVVICATSKPEEIDESLRRYFMKRLLIPLPDSTARHQIIVQLLSQHNYCLNDKEFALLVQRTEGFSGLDVAHLCQEAVVGPLHAIPATDLSAIMPSQLRPVTYQDFENAFCKIQPSISQKELDMYVEWNKMFGCSQ; this comes from the coding sequence GCTTGAAGATGCAGTGGACGCCGGAGCATGCCCAGTGGCCAGAACAGCACTTTGACATCACCTCAACCACTCGGTCTCCTGCCCACAAAGTGGAAGCCTACAGAGGTCATTTGCAGCGCACCTATCAGTACGCCTGGGCAAATGATGACATTTCTGCTCTGACTGCATCCAACCTACTCAAAAAATATGCAGAGAAGTATTCTGGCATTTTAGAAGGCCCCGTGGACCGACCTGTACTCAGCAACTACTCCGATGCCCCATCGGGCCTCGTGAACGGTCGGAAAAATGAAAGCGAACCCTGGCAGCCTTCCTTGAATTCCGAAGCTGTTTATCCCATGAACTGTGTTCCGGATGTTATCGCTGCCAGCAAAGCTGGAGTCAGTTCAGCCCTCCCTCCAGCAGATGTCTCTGCGAGTATCGGGAGCTCTCCTGGGGTGGCCAGCAACCTGACAGAACCGAGTTATTCAAGTAGTACCTGCGGGAGCCACACTGTACCTAGTCTCCACGCAGGGCTCCCGTCTCAGGAATATGCCCCGGGATACAACGGATCGTATTTGCATTCTACTTACAGTAGCCAGCCCGCACCTGCACTTCCCTCACCTCATCCTTCTCCTCTGCATAGCTCCGGGCTCctccagccgccgccgccgccacctccACCACCAGCCCTGGTCCCAGGCTACAATGGGACTTCTAACCTCTCCAGTTACAGCTATCCCTCCGCTAGCTATCCTCCTCAGACTGCTGTGGGATCCGGGTACAGCCCTGGCGgtgcacctcctcctccttcagcgTACCTGCCTTCAGGAATCCCTGCTCctacccctctgccccccaccactgTTCCTGGCTACACCTACCAGGGTCATGGTTTGACACCCATTGCACCCTCGGCTCTGACAAACAGTTCGGCAAGTTCCCTTAAAAGGAAAGCTTTCTATATGGCAGGGCAGGGAGATATGGACTCCAGTTATGGAAATTACAGCTATGGCCAACAGAGATCTACACAGAGTCCCATGTACAGAATGCCCGACAACAGCATTTCAAACTCAAATCGAGGGAATGGCTTTGACAGAAATGCTGAAACATCATCCTTAGCATTTAAGCCAACGAAGCAGCTAATGTcctctgaacagcaaaggaaattcAGCAGCCAGTCCAGTAGGGCTCTGACCCCTCCTTCCTATAGTACTGCTAAAAATTCATTGGGATCAAGATCCAGTGAATCCTTTGGGAAGTACACGTCGCCAGTAATGAGTGAGCATGGGGACGAGCACAGGCAGCTCCTCTCTCACCCAATGCAAGGCCCTGGACTCCGTGCAGCTACCTCATCCAACCACTCTGTGGACGAGCAACTGAAGAACACTGACACGCACCTCATTGACCTGGTAACCAATGAGATTATCACCCAAGGACCACCGGTGGACTGGAGTGACATTGCTGGTCTCGACCTGGTAAAGGCTGTCATTAAAGAGGAGGTTTTATGGCCAGTGTTGAGGTCAGATGCATTCAGTGGACTGACGGCCTCCCCTCGGAGCATCCTTTTATTTGGACCTCGGGGAACAGGCAAAACATTATTGGGCCGATGCATAGCTAGTCAGCTGGGGGCCACGTTTTTCAAAATCGCCGGTTCTGGACTCGTTGCCAAGTGGTTAGGAGAAGCAGAAAAAATTATCCACGCCTCTTTTCTCGTGGCCAGGTGTCGCCAACCCTCGGTGATTTTTGTCAGTGACATTGACATGCTTCTCTCCTCTCAAGTGAGCGAGGAACACAGTCCAGTCAATCGGATGAGAACGGAATTTCTGATGCAGCTGGACACTGTCCTGACTTCAGCTGAGGACCAAATCGTAGTAATTTGTGCCACCAGTAAACcagaagaaatagatgaatctcTTCGGAGATACTTCATGAAACGACTTTTAATCCCACTTCCTGACAGCACAGCGAGGCACCAGATAATAGTACAACTGCTCTCACAGCACAATTACTGTCTCAATGACAAGGAGTTTGCACTGCTCGTCCAGCGCACAGAAGGCTTTTCTGGACTAGACGTGGCTCATTTGTGTCAGGAAGCAGTGGTGGGCCCCCTCCATGCCATACCAGCCACAGACCTTTCAGCCATCATGCCCAGCCAGTTGAGGCCCGTTACATATCAAGACTTTGAAAATGCTTTCTGCAAGATTCAGCCTAGCATATCTCAAAAAGAGCTTGATATGTATGTTGAATGGAACAAAATGTTTGGTTGCAGTCAGtga
- the FIGN gene encoding fidgetin isoform X2 → MQWTPEHAQWPEQHFDITSTTRSPAHKVEAYRGHLQRTYQYAWANDDISALTASNLLKKYAEKYSGILEGPVDRPVLSNYSDAPSGLVNGRKNESEPWQPSLNSEAVYPMNCVPDVIAASKAGVSSALPPADVSASIGSSPGVASNLTEPSYSSSTCGSHTVPSLHAGLPSQEYAPGYNGSYLHSTYSSQPAPALPSPHPSPLHSSGLLQPPPPPPPPPALVPGYNGTSNLSSYSYPSASYPPQTAVGSGYSPGGAPPPPSAYLPSGIPAPTPLPPTTVPGYTYQGHGLTPIAPSALTNSSASSLKRKAFYMAGQGDMDSSYGNYSYGQQRSTQSPMYRMPDNSISNSNRGNGFDRNAETSSLAFKPTKQLMSSEQQRKFSSQSSRALTPPSYSTAKNSLGSRSSESFGKYTSPVMSEHGDEHRQLLSHPMQGPGLRAATSSNHSVDEQLKNTDTHLIDLVTNEIITQGPPVDWSDIAGLDLVKAVIKEEVLWPVLRSDAFSGLTASPRSILLFGPRGTGKTLLGRCIASQLGATFFKIAGSGLVAKWLGEAEKIIHASFLVARCRQPSVIFVSDIDMLLSSQVSEEHSPVNRMRTEFLMQLDTVLTSAEDQIVVICATSKPEEIDESLRRYFMKRLLIPLPDSTARHQIIVQLLSQHNYCLNDKEFALLVQRTEGFSGLDVAHLCQEAVVGPLHAIPATDLSAIMPSQLRPVTYQDFENAFCKIQPSISQKELDINMETMLSCILQFQKLAEERPYEL, encoded by the coding sequence ATGCAGTGGACGCCGGAGCATGCCCAGTGGCCAGAACAGCACTTTGACATCACCTCAACCACTCGGTCTCCTGCCCACAAAGTGGAAGCCTACAGAGGTCATTTGCAGCGCACCTATCAGTACGCCTGGGCAAATGATGACATTTCTGCTCTGACTGCATCCAACCTACTCAAAAAATATGCAGAGAAGTATTCTGGCATTTTAGAAGGCCCCGTGGACCGACCTGTACTCAGCAACTACTCCGATGCCCCATCGGGCCTCGTGAACGGTCGGAAAAATGAAAGCGAACCCTGGCAGCCTTCCTTGAATTCCGAAGCTGTTTATCCCATGAACTGTGTTCCGGATGTTATCGCTGCCAGCAAAGCTGGAGTCAGTTCAGCCCTCCCTCCAGCAGATGTCTCTGCGAGTATCGGGAGCTCTCCTGGGGTGGCCAGCAACCTGACAGAACCGAGTTATTCAAGTAGTACCTGCGGGAGCCACACTGTACCTAGTCTCCACGCAGGGCTCCCGTCTCAGGAATATGCCCCGGGATACAACGGATCGTATTTGCATTCTACTTACAGTAGCCAGCCCGCACCTGCACTTCCCTCACCTCATCCTTCTCCTCTGCATAGCTCCGGGCTCctccagccgccgccgccgccacctccACCACCAGCCCTGGTCCCAGGCTACAATGGGACTTCTAACCTCTCCAGTTACAGCTATCCCTCCGCTAGCTATCCTCCTCAGACTGCTGTGGGATCCGGGTACAGCCCTGGCGgtgcacctcctcctccttcagcgTACCTGCCTTCAGGAATCCCTGCTCctacccctctgccccccaccactgTTCCTGGCTACACCTACCAGGGTCATGGTTTGACACCCATTGCACCCTCGGCTCTGACAAACAGTTCGGCAAGTTCCCTTAAAAGGAAAGCTTTCTATATGGCAGGGCAGGGAGATATGGACTCCAGTTATGGAAATTACAGCTATGGCCAACAGAGATCTACACAGAGTCCCATGTACAGAATGCCCGACAACAGCATTTCAAACTCAAATCGAGGGAATGGCTTTGACAGAAATGCTGAAACATCATCCTTAGCATTTAAGCCAACGAAGCAGCTAATGTcctctgaacagcaaaggaaattcAGCAGCCAGTCCAGTAGGGCTCTGACCCCTCCTTCCTATAGTACTGCTAAAAATTCATTGGGATCAAGATCCAGTGAATCCTTTGGGAAGTACACGTCGCCAGTAATGAGTGAGCATGGGGACGAGCACAGGCAGCTCCTCTCTCACCCAATGCAAGGCCCTGGACTCCGTGCAGCTACCTCATCCAACCACTCTGTGGACGAGCAACTGAAGAACACTGACACGCACCTCATTGACCTGGTAACCAATGAGATTATCACCCAAGGACCACCGGTGGACTGGAGTGACATTGCTGGTCTCGACCTGGTAAAGGCTGTCATTAAAGAGGAGGTTTTATGGCCAGTGTTGAGGTCAGATGCATTCAGTGGACTGACGGCCTCCCCTCGGAGCATCCTTTTATTTGGACCTCGGGGAACAGGCAAAACATTATTGGGCCGATGCATAGCTAGTCAGCTGGGGGCCACGTTTTTCAAAATCGCCGGTTCTGGACTCGTTGCCAAGTGGTTAGGAGAAGCAGAAAAAATTATCCACGCCTCTTTTCTCGTGGCCAGGTGTCGCCAACCCTCGGTGATTTTTGTCAGTGACATTGACATGCTTCTCTCCTCTCAAGTGAGCGAGGAACACAGTCCAGTCAATCGGATGAGAACGGAATTTCTGATGCAGCTGGACACTGTCCTGACTTCAGCTGAGGACCAAATCGTAGTAATTTGTGCCACCAGTAAACcagaagaaatagatgaatctcTTCGGAGATACTTCATGAAACGACTTTTAATCCCACTTCCTGACAGCACAGCGAGGCACCAGATAATAGTACAACTGCTCTCACAGCACAATTACTGTCTCAATGACAAGGAGTTTGCACTGCTCGTCCAGCGCACAGAAGGCTTTTCTGGACTAGACGTGGCTCATTTGTGTCAGGAAGCAGTGGTGGGCCCCCTCCATGCCATACCAGCCACAGACCTTTCAGCCATCATGCCCAGCCAGTTGAGGCCCGTTACATATCAAGACTTTGAAAATGCTTTCTGCAAGATTCAGCCTAGCATATCTCAAAAAGAGCTTGATAT
- the FIGN gene encoding fidgetin isoform X1, with translation MISSTSVYGLKMQWTPEHAQWPEQHFDITSTTRSPAHKVEAYRGHLQRTYQYAWANDDISALTASNLLKKYAEKYSGILEGPVDRPVLSNYSDAPSGLVNGRKNESEPWQPSLNSEAVYPMNCVPDVIAASKAGVSSALPPADVSASIGSSPGVASNLTEPSYSSSTCGSHTVPSLHAGLPSQEYAPGYNGSYLHSTYSSQPAPALPSPHPSPLHSSGLLQPPPPPPPPPALVPGYNGTSNLSSYSYPSASYPPQTAVGSGYSPGGAPPPPSAYLPSGIPAPTPLPPTTVPGYTYQGHGLTPIAPSALTNSSASSLKRKAFYMAGQGDMDSSYGNYSYGQQRSTQSPMYRMPDNSISNSNRGNGFDRNAETSSLAFKPTKQLMSSEQQRKFSSQSSRALTPPSYSTAKNSLGSRSSESFGKYTSPVMSEHGDEHRQLLSHPMQGPGLRAATSSNHSVDEQLKNTDTHLIDLVTNEIITQGPPVDWSDIAGLDLVKAVIKEEVLWPVLRSDAFSGLTASPRSILLFGPRGTGKTLLGRCIASQLGATFFKIAGSGLVAKWLGEAEKIIHASFLVARCRQPSVIFVSDIDMLLSSQVSEEHSPVNRMRTEFLMQLDTVLTSAEDQIVVICATSKPEEIDESLRRYFMKRLLIPLPDSTARHQIIVQLLSQHNYCLNDKEFALLVQRTEGFSGLDVAHLCQEAVVGPLHAIPATDLSAIMPSQLRPVTYQDFENAFCKIQPSISQKELDINMETMLSCILQFQKLAEERPYEL, from the coding sequence GCTTGAAGATGCAGTGGACGCCGGAGCATGCCCAGTGGCCAGAACAGCACTTTGACATCACCTCAACCACTCGGTCTCCTGCCCACAAAGTGGAAGCCTACAGAGGTCATTTGCAGCGCACCTATCAGTACGCCTGGGCAAATGATGACATTTCTGCTCTGACTGCATCCAACCTACTCAAAAAATATGCAGAGAAGTATTCTGGCATTTTAGAAGGCCCCGTGGACCGACCTGTACTCAGCAACTACTCCGATGCCCCATCGGGCCTCGTGAACGGTCGGAAAAATGAAAGCGAACCCTGGCAGCCTTCCTTGAATTCCGAAGCTGTTTATCCCATGAACTGTGTTCCGGATGTTATCGCTGCCAGCAAAGCTGGAGTCAGTTCAGCCCTCCCTCCAGCAGATGTCTCTGCGAGTATCGGGAGCTCTCCTGGGGTGGCCAGCAACCTGACAGAACCGAGTTATTCAAGTAGTACCTGCGGGAGCCACACTGTACCTAGTCTCCACGCAGGGCTCCCGTCTCAGGAATATGCCCCGGGATACAACGGATCGTATTTGCATTCTACTTACAGTAGCCAGCCCGCACCTGCACTTCCCTCACCTCATCCTTCTCCTCTGCATAGCTCCGGGCTCctccagccgccgccgccgccacctccACCACCAGCCCTGGTCCCAGGCTACAATGGGACTTCTAACCTCTCCAGTTACAGCTATCCCTCCGCTAGCTATCCTCCTCAGACTGCTGTGGGATCCGGGTACAGCCCTGGCGgtgcacctcctcctccttcagcgTACCTGCCTTCAGGAATCCCTGCTCctacccctctgccccccaccactgTTCCTGGCTACACCTACCAGGGTCATGGTTTGACACCCATTGCACCCTCGGCTCTGACAAACAGTTCGGCAAGTTCCCTTAAAAGGAAAGCTTTCTATATGGCAGGGCAGGGAGATATGGACTCCAGTTATGGAAATTACAGCTATGGCCAACAGAGATCTACACAGAGTCCCATGTACAGAATGCCCGACAACAGCATTTCAAACTCAAATCGAGGGAATGGCTTTGACAGAAATGCTGAAACATCATCCTTAGCATTTAAGCCAACGAAGCAGCTAATGTcctctgaacagcaaaggaaattcAGCAGCCAGTCCAGTAGGGCTCTGACCCCTCCTTCCTATAGTACTGCTAAAAATTCATTGGGATCAAGATCCAGTGAATCCTTTGGGAAGTACACGTCGCCAGTAATGAGTGAGCATGGGGACGAGCACAGGCAGCTCCTCTCTCACCCAATGCAAGGCCCTGGACTCCGTGCAGCTACCTCATCCAACCACTCTGTGGACGAGCAACTGAAGAACACTGACACGCACCTCATTGACCTGGTAACCAATGAGATTATCACCCAAGGACCACCGGTGGACTGGAGTGACATTGCTGGTCTCGACCTGGTAAAGGCTGTCATTAAAGAGGAGGTTTTATGGCCAGTGTTGAGGTCAGATGCATTCAGTGGACTGACGGCCTCCCCTCGGAGCATCCTTTTATTTGGACCTCGGGGAACAGGCAAAACATTATTGGGCCGATGCATAGCTAGTCAGCTGGGGGCCACGTTTTTCAAAATCGCCGGTTCTGGACTCGTTGCCAAGTGGTTAGGAGAAGCAGAAAAAATTATCCACGCCTCTTTTCTCGTGGCCAGGTGTCGCCAACCCTCGGTGATTTTTGTCAGTGACATTGACATGCTTCTCTCCTCTCAAGTGAGCGAGGAACACAGTCCAGTCAATCGGATGAGAACGGAATTTCTGATGCAGCTGGACACTGTCCTGACTTCAGCTGAGGACCAAATCGTAGTAATTTGTGCCACCAGTAAACcagaagaaatagatgaatctcTTCGGAGATACTTCATGAAACGACTTTTAATCCCACTTCCTGACAGCACAGCGAGGCACCAGATAATAGTACAACTGCTCTCACAGCACAATTACTGTCTCAATGACAAGGAGTTTGCACTGCTCGTCCAGCGCACAGAAGGCTTTTCTGGACTAGACGTGGCTCATTTGTGTCAGGAAGCAGTGGTGGGCCCCCTCCATGCCATACCAGCCACAGACCTTTCAGCCATCATGCCCAGCCAGTTGAGGCCCGTTACATATCAAGACTTTGAAAATGCTTTCTGCAAGATTCAGCCTAGCATATCTCAAAAAGAGCTTGATAT